In Plasmodium chabaudi chabaudi strain AS genome assembly, chromosome: 10, a single genomic region encodes these proteins:
- a CDS encoding peptide chain release factor 2, putative, whose protein sequence is MFFNFTLFVIYVNIYMHANIAKCFISFSKNNQFTNISLNLRTIKRPIQRTYLKNSLNDKLDIINKKLQDIGICPKNIEETFIKGTGKGGQKVNKTNNCVMIKYDRTNDDKIVIKCHKYRCLQQNRVYARELLYEKITSINNKAKEDIINQIEKEKRQILKLTEAEKNRSINYKKKRSEIKSDRQKHIIYDSDI, encoded by the exons atgttttttaattttactttatttgttatctacgtaaatatatatatgcatgcaaATATTGCCAAATGTTTCATCAGTTTTTCTAag AACAACCAATTCACAAATATATCGCTTAACCTAAGAACGATAAAAAGACCAATACAGCGAAcatacttaaaaaattcgCTAAATGATAAGttagatataataaataaaaaattacaagaTATAGGAATTTGCCCTAAAAATATCGAAGAGACATTTATTAAAGGTACAGGAAAAGGTGGACAAAAAGTAAACAAAACAAACAATTGTGTcatgataaaatatgacCGCACTAACGACGATAAAATAGTTATTAAGTGCCACAAATATAG GTGTTTACAGCAAAATCGAGTATATGCTCGcgaattattatatgaaaaaataaccTCAATCAATAATAAAGCCAAGGAAGATATTATAAATCAAATAGag aaGGAAAAAAGGCAAATTTTGAAATTGACTGAGGcggaaaaaaatagatcgatcaattacaaaaaaaaaagatcaGAGATAAAAAGTGACAGacaaaaacatataatttacGATAGTGACATTTAA
- a CDS encoding methyltransferase, putative has protein sequence MEVLPAGFSDFRSREYWNHFFQAFDKKNFEWYGSYKDIKNIIYECIKKRLSYCDGENGATGVISPREHEEGKHTLKNERVNKNCLLVNIGCGNSNLSYEFFEDGFDSIINIDYSDVVINKMKSKFGKMMEFINIDINNKECFENFLENLDIEKQKKKKNFKIFFDKAFLDAYISGDESEEEVCKNNAKNYFESIFKYMNEGDIFIIITLAQYYIIKEVVRNIYNADIKLDVNPFLIKKNTNEFRYHPFVFSFYKTNIKLKDYTMKLCNFENKDSKIISLWKLPHEIREIRDNLNLHSFKKGKRIILDIFNQNINKCEYNIIVYDSNVLKPVYNTVVIVVPFGYEFHSLYSTSEGNEELATKIKGKRLLLVMRSNFIINESKTAHKDNKNIANCESIKGGELNNTIESNEKREDNSNPSEFSADAPNGSNLYDGILENQDSVSILLKSVKNELNKIINELALPNSKNFPIMALNEDIKNYKIICHEKSNYCSNIIIRDVLVTDEFISDNFGALEDNKTKKNGKNKKKSTPKNSTQNASNSEKGNDNVGDEETNNKITYDDAKKLAIELIKKNTEEKKKYFENKEIYKRQMIFSYDPLTVQSEIIYTKEKKKANKLNEHEKIVFEYIESSSQYHVNFCCTFFLFILNNCHAKDNNLINICILGGGTNVLSNIIKSIFCDFNLNFNIVEIDETVQKLYKFFYDKEEISNDKHVANYIINDSYEYIKNFNQQKYYDIIFVDMNNSENSYLNINGQKLYITCPHISLLNKDVITDIKNIINEKGVLVINLLTRDNNARKYVYQFLKELFSSVISISSANKEINEVLVCSPNDIKEENILDFKMNIMKWIRCNHNRWFLNFDLASFLNNITIL, from the exons ATGGAAGTATTACCTGCAGGTTTTTCTGATTTTCGAAGCAGAGAATACTGGAATCATTTTTTCCAGGcgtttgataaaaaaaattttgaatggTATGGATcatataaagatataaaaaatattatatatgagtGTATAAAAAAGAGACTAAGTTATTGTGATGGTGAAAATGGGGCTACTGGTGTTATAAGTCCACGAGAACATGAAGAAGGCAAACACACTTTGAAAAACGAACgagttaataaaaattgctTATTAGTAAACATTGGTTGTGGTAATTCAAATTTGAgttatgaattttttgaagATGGATTCGATagcattataaatatagattaTTCAGATGTagttattaataaaatgaaaagtaAATTTGGTAAAATGATGGAATTTATAAAcattgatataaataataaagaatgttttgaaaattttttggaaaatttagatattgaaaaacaaaaaaaaaaaaaaaatttcaaaatattttttgataaagcTTTTTTAGACGCATATATATCTGGTGATGAAAGTGAAGAAGAggtttgtaaaaataatgcaaaGAACTATTTTGAATCTATATTTAAGTATATGAATGAAggtgatatatttataatcatAACATTAGctcaatattatataattaaagaaGTTgttagaaatatatataatgcagATATAAAACTTGATGTGAATCCAtttcttataaaaaaaaatacaaacgAATTTAGATATCAcccatttgttttttccttttataaaactaatataaaattaaaagattaTACTATGAAGTTAtgtaattttgaaaataaggattctaaaattatatctttatGGAAATTACCTCATGAAATACGTGAGATTAGAGACAATTTAAATCTTcattcatttaaaaaaggaaaaagaataattctggatatatttaatcaaaatataaacaaatgtgaatataatattattgtttatgATTCTAATGTTCTTAAACCTGTATATAATACAGTCGTTATAGTTGTCCCTTTTGGTTACGAGTTTcattcattatattcaaCTTCTGAAGGAAATGAAGAATTAGctacaaaaattaaaggaAAAAGGCTATTACTTGTGATGCGGtctaattttataataaatgaatctAAGACTGCTcataaagataataaaaacatagcAAATTGTGAATCTATTAAAGGTGGTGAATTAAACAATACAATTGAATCTAATGAGAAAAGGGAAGACAATTCAAATCCTTCGGAATTCTCTGCGGATGCTCCTAATGgttcaaatttatatgacGGTATCCTCGAAAATCAAGACTCAGTTTCTATCCTCTTAAAATCAGTTAAAAACGaactaaataaaataataaatgaactTGCTCTTCCTAATTCTAAAAATTTTCCCATAATGGCTTTAAATGAAGAcattaaaaattacaaaattatatgtcatgaaaaatcaaattactgctctaatattataataagaGATGTACTAGTCACAGACGAATTTATTTCTGATAATTTTGGAGCATTGgaagataataaaacaaagaaaaatggaaaaaataagaaaaaatcaACGCCAAAAAATAGTACCCAAAATGCAAGTAATAGTGAAAAGGGAAATGATAATGTAGGGGATGaggaaacaaataataaaataacctATGATGATGCTAAAAAACTTGCAATTGaactaataaaaaaaaatacagaagaaaaaaagaaatatttcgaaaataaagaaatttataaaagacAAATGATATTCTCTTATGATCCATTAACTGTTCAATctgaaataatatatacaaaagagaaaaagaaagcaaataaattaaatgagCATGAGAAAATcgtttttgaatatattgaATCATCAAGTCAATATCATGTAAATTTTTGTTGTACcttttttctctttatattaaataattgtcATGCTAAAGAtaacaatttaataaatatatgtatattaggAGGAGGAACAAATGTGCTTtcgaatattattaaatctattttttgtgattttaatttaaattttaatatagtaGAAATTGATGAAACAgttcaaaaattatataaatttttttatgataaagAAGAAATTAGTAATGATAAACATGTGGCAAATTATATCATAAATGATtcttatgaatatataaaaaattttaatcaacaaaaatattatgacaTCATATTTGTAGATATGAATAATTCTGAAAATTCAtacttaaatataaatggaCAAAAGTTGTACATAACATGTCCCCATATAAGccttttaaataaagatgTCATTAcggatattaaaaatattataaatgaaaaaggaGTTTTAGTGATTAATTTACTAACTAGAGATAACAATGCTAGAAAATATGTGTATCAATTTTTGAAGGAACTCTTTTCATCTGTAATTAGTATATCTTCTGCAAATAAA GAAATTAATGAAGTATTGGTTTGCAGTCCGaatgatataaaagaagaaaatattttagactttaaaatgaatataatgaaatgg ATACGATGCAACCACAATAGATGGTTTTTAAATTTCGACCTGGCGAGCTTCTTAAATAATATCACGATTTTATGA
- a CDS encoding NAD(P)-binding protein, putative yields MIYIIKKYIYFELLILLRVVNHWMPLDKNINIAIVAYLTILGFIYILFKYIFENHKSVLLNCNFRNKHVCIIGGSEGLGLSLAKKILHEKPHTVSILARNVNKLEKAKNILINEMTKKDMNVKINIIQCNLASKESINEAFENVLMNKSLDTNEDESNNIYEKNINFVNKKTQNEELNPNDINNIDVLICNAAYVSTNENEKLQLSDLLNTINTNIYGNIDFISKAVLHMKNKKVAIKSKQIQSNENNKNNKISKQNERPGGGMIVFINSEGALYPVYGYSYYLMSKSCMWIYNNILDQELKHFNIHIVNAFLPSIETPGYAQENLTKPLITKKIEAITSTLNSDYTAKKVIEKIKQGKKFITLDINGFFLSILHSGYRNPDCYFDYLMSVSFFGLLVFISSLYKVYIEYIIYTNK; encoded by the exons atgatttatattattaagaaatatatatattttgaattgTTAATATTGTTACGAGTTGTAAATCATTGGATGCCATTAGACAAAAATATCAATATTGCTATAGTTGCatatttaacaattttagggtttatttatatattatttaaatacatatttgaAAACCATAAGAGTGTTTTGTTAAACTGCAATTTTAGGAACAAGCATGTTTGTATTATAG GTGGTTCCGAAGGACTTGGACTTTCGTTAgccaaaaaaatactacATGAAAAACCTCATACAGTATCTATTTTGGCAagaaatgtaaataaactTGAGAAAgcaaaaaacatattaataaatgaaatgacaaaaaaagatatgaatgttaaaataaatataattcaatGTAATTTAGCATCAAAAGAATCAATTAATGAAGCATTTGAAAATGtattaatgaataaaagCTTAGATACAAATGAAGATGAgtctaataatatatatgaaaagaatattaatttcgtaaataaaaaaacacaaaatGAAGAACTGAATCCAAACgatataaacaatatagACGTGCTTATATGCAATGCTGCTTATGTATCTactaatgaaaatgaaaagttGCAATTGAGCGATTTGCTTAACACAAtcaatacaaatatttatggaAACATCGATTTTATATCTAAGGCTGTTTtacatatgaaaaataaaaaagtagcAATAAAAAGTAAGCAGATTCAAtctaatgaaaataataaaaataataaaatttcgaAACAAAATGAACGCCCAGGAGGAGGAATGATTGTGTTTATAAACTCAGAGGGAGCATTATATCCTGTATATGGTTATTCTTACTATTTGATGAGCAAATCGTGTATGtggatatataataatatacttGATCAAGAATTAAAgcattttaatattcatattgtAAATGCCTTTTTACCATCAATTGAAACACCAGGGTATGCTCAAGAAAATTTGACAAAACCacttattacaaaaaaaatagaagcCATTACATCTACTCTTAATTCAGATTATACAGCAAAGAAagttattgaaaaaattaaacaaggaaaaaaatttataacattAGATATAAATGGGTTTTTCTTATCTATCTTACATAGTGGGTATAGAAACCCTGATTGCTATTTTGATTATCTTATGAGTGTATCATTTTTTGGCCTTTTggtttttatatcatctCTATATAAGGTCTatattgaatatattatttatacaaacAAATGA
- a CDS encoding replication protein A1, large subunit, putative, protein MNKNEDILSKATPNFIYKFFTEPNSPEALRWINSEVNLICFSQMNAGGSQVFLKVIDGSIPPQYYAIVHLGAEDNGNMDPPLSYVKKVIKIQKFSITNYYGKLFILAKKVTIYLNIENFDIEDLFKKHHLQSISYLLLNSQNDYGGSNDQRYPTSNRTREDNSYACEGYNNNNNDNNGNYPKYSNNPPSNYNQRNNPNGNNPRGNTSPYKYDDMYRGNNNKECNNNWQSSNNYNKPGGENYEMNYRNPNMSITKDTPTKNTMPGGYNESYNNKENMNFREDPSRRDPNGRNGYNNPHNNNENNNYYNRGDDNENNMGLNNRSRAPYNEYPNYNNNITSKNDGRLPMHEKNINACKMNSEYSNNRNYTTNYDHNRTFENDQYNNNNKSKTHNININPNTHHPGKYDTHAYKMGDSGYYSGDNNRNSNNNSYQKNIDQGYLKSKSSGSLPLESELNERSRSHEYKYESNNGRYSDRREGNAMDNYGRNKPGMMPEETRQRDFQGNDNYYNERDNNDGFIKNGNNRLNGSTKENAMYRERSVDNYNSHNDNNMNMGSSIYGTEKENIHIPKRGNCDSDEMIEQRKRTTVAREINNNGNIRNPDLEIDRTRCNPYEKTDNSNFNQRGDKKGSYMKNVEDCANSINGSMIYMNETNETLSNFDDVNEKKKVNETKLLKENNLNRNNRKCNPYPNSAVIKINDGILMPINKLSQYSTKWIIKARVQSKDNIRKFYTGNKEGKVFNIELCDESGEIKVNFFGKAVDKWYDYLEVGKIYKISKGNIKSANKKFNTLKHDCEITLDENSILELLEENDMNIPKYIYNFYPISEIKANINTGTLVDVIGIVLSFQELNQILIKKTGQYKEKKDLMLIDETNETINVTLWGESAVKMEEMNITENCIICFKCLKVGEWQGKKLESHPKTKVEIDPELDKAYTLKNWWANNKKNVYNTINLATSTSNNNMLNLESQKTIQEIKKNVNLANEEVLSGKGIIFTTFGFIDHIYNSIPVYSACPNCNKKMVATVIEDGEQDMDENVSESMYCSKCNKNNIPVYNYSINLKITDNTDSLRVSAFANAAKTIMNGLSAEEFMKLRQEHISQENIENFDLIEKAKLNEFFFRIKAYMTSHMDEIKKNYTILETIPLSKLLVDNCRYLIKEIKLATEAIQE, encoded by the coding sequence atgaataagAACGAAGATATTTTATCGAAGGCCACaccaaattttatatataagtttTTCACAGAACCTAATTCACCTGAAGCATTAAGATGGATAAACTCTGAGGTGaatttaatatgttttagCCAAATGAATGCAGGGGGAAGTCAggtatttttaaaagtaaTTGATGGAAGTATCCCTCCACAATATTATGCTATTGTTCACTTAGGTGCCGAAGATAATGGAAATATGGACCCTCCATTAtcttatgtaaaaaaagtaattaAAATACAGAAATTTTCTATAACAAACTATTATGGAAagctttttattttagcaaaaaaagttacaatttatttaaatattgaaaattttgatatagaagatttatttaaaaaacacCACTTACAAAGTATATCTTATTTGCTTTTAAATTCACAAAATGATTATGGCGGTTCTAATGACCAGCGATATCCAACTAGCAATAGGACTAGGGAGGACAATAGCTATGCATGCGAAggatataataacaataataatgacaATAATGGTAACTATCCTAAATACAGCAATAACCCCCCTAGTAATTATAACCAAAGAAACAATCCCAATGGGAATAATCCAAGAGGAAACACCTCACCCTATAAGTACGATGATATGTATAGaggaaataataacaaagaatgtaataataattggcAAAGTTcgaataattataataaaccAGGTGGTGAAAACTATGAAATGAATTATCGCAATCCTAATATGAGTATAACAAAAGATACACCTACTAAAAATACCATGCCAGGTGGCTATAATGAATCTTATAATaacaaagaaaatatgaactTTAGAGAAGATCCTTCACGACGTGATCCTAATGGCCGAAATGGTTACAATAATCcccataataataatgaaaataacaattattataatagaGGTGATGATAATGAAAACAATATGGGGCTAAATAATAGATCGAGAGCACCATATAATGAATACCCaaattataacaataatataactAGTAAAAATGATGGAAGATTACCAATgcacgaaaaaaatataaatgcatGTAAAATGAATTCAGAATATAGCAATAACAGAAATTATACTACGAATTATGACCATAATCGCACTTTTGAAAATGATCAAtacaacaataataataagagCAAAACTCATAACATCAATATAAATCCAAATACACATCACCCTGGAAAATATGATACGCATGCTTACAAAATGGGGGATTCTGGATATTATAGTGGCGataataatagaaatagtaataacaatagttatcagaaaaatatagacCAAGGCTATTTAAAATCCAAATCCTCAGGCTCCTTGCCACTTGAGTCTGAACTGAACGAAAGAAGTAGATCccatgaatataaatatgaatcaAACAACGGAAGATATAGTGATAGACGAGAAGGAAATGCAATGGACAATTACGGGCGAAATAAACCTGGAATGATGCCTGAGGAAACTAGGCAACGTGATTTTCAGGGAAATgacaattattataacgaaagagataataatgatggttttataaaaaatggcaATAATAGATTAAACGGAAGTACAAAGGAAAATGCAATGTATAGAGAAAGAAGTGTcgataattataattctCATAacgataataatatgaatatggGGAGTAGTATATATGGAAccgaaaaagaaaatattcacATTCCTAAGAGGGGAAATTGTGACAGTGATGAGATGATAGAGCAAAGAAAAAGAACTACAGTGGCaagagaaataaataataatggaaatattCGTAATCCTGATTTAGAAATTGATAGAACTCGATGTAACCCTTATGAAAAAACAGACAATTCTAACTTTAATCAACGGGGTGACAAAAAAGGTagttatatgaaaaatgtcGAAGATTGCGCAAATAGCATAAATGGCAGTATGATTTACATGAACGAAACAAATGAAACGCTAAGCAACTTTGATGATGtaaatgagaaaaaaaaagtaaatgaaaccaaattattaaaagaaaacaatTTGAATAGAAATAACAGAAAATGTAATCCTTATCCAAATAGTGcagttataaaaataaatgatggTATATTAATGCCAATAAATAAGTTGTCACAATATTCTACAAAATGGATAATCAAAGCTAGAGTTCAATCAAAAGataatataagaaaattttatactGGGAATAAAGAAGGCAAAGTATTTAACATCGAATTATGTGATGAATCTGGGGAAATAAAGgtaaatttttttggaaAAGCTGTAGACAAGTGGTATGATTATTTAGAAgttggaaaaatatataaaataagtaaaggaaatataaaaagcgctaataaaaaatttaatacatTAAAACATGATTGTGAAATAACTTTAGATGAAAATTCAATTTTAGAATTattagaagaaaatgatatgaatataccaaaatatatttataatttttatccAATTAGTGAAATAAAAGCTAATATTAATACAGGAACTTTAGTAGATGTAATAGGGATAGTATTAAGTTTTCAAGAGCTAAATCAAATccttattaaaaaaactgGACAAtacaaagaaaaaaaggatTTGATGCTAATTGACGAAACAAATGAAACTATTAATGTAACACTTTGGGGTGAAAGCGCTGTAAAAATGGaagaaatgaatataaccgaaaattgtattatatgttttaaatgCTTAAAAGTAGGTGAATGGCAAGGGAAAAAATTAGAATCTCATCCCAAAACAAAAGTAGAAATAGATCCAGAATTAGATAAAGCAtatactttaaaaaattggtgggcaaataataaaaaaaatgtttataatacaataaatttGGCTACTTCTACTtcgaataataatatgctaAATTTAGAATCACAAAAAACTATACaggaaattaaaaaaaatgttaatttaGCAAATGAAGAAGTGCTATCCGGAAAGggaataatttttacaacTTTTGGGTTTATAGATCACATATACAATTCAATACCTGTATATTCAGCTTGCCCTAAttgtaacaaaaaaatggtaGCAACGGTTATAGAAGATGGTGAGCAAGATATGGATGAAAATGTTTCAGAGTCTATGTATTGTTctaaatgtaataaaaataatataccagtatataattattctattaatttaaaaattactGATAATACAGATTCTTTAAGAGTATCTGCCTTTGCAAATGCTGCTAAAACTATTATGAATGGACTATCAGCTGAAGAATTTATGAAGCTAAGACAAGAACATATTTCTCaagaaaatattgaaaacTTTGATCTTATAGAAAAGGCAAAGCTCAACGAGTTCTTTTTCAGAATCAAAGCATATATGACTTCTCACATGGAtgagataaaaaaaaattacactATTCTTGAGACTATACCCCTAAGCAAACTCTTGGTTGATAACTGTCGCTACTTGATCAAGGAAATCAAACTAGCCACAGAAGCTATCCAAGAATAA
- a CDS encoding chaperone protein DnaJ, putative, with protein sequence MLPLRILRKARNNNLIFKRNIFTQILRGNKNNYKVALFPCEIGNNTCSDSIPFYFRVRRNIHLSRRASNQDPYTVLGLSRNATTNEIKKQFRLLAKKYHPDINPSPDAKQKMADITAAYELLSDPKKKEFYDKTGMADDSNYSNHSSSNFESAFSGFGDASFMFTDFAEMFTNMAGNKNSSTRGEDIQTEITLKFMEAIKGCEKNIRLNVKVSCNNCNGSGKKPGTNLTICKVCNGSGVQRMERGPIIIGVPCRTCSGNGQIINNPCKHCSGSGVKFQTKNITLDIPPGIKKGMQMRIPNQGHSGYRGGKNGHLFVTINIEPHKVFKWIDDNIYVDVPLTIKQCLLGGIVNIPTLNGNMDLLIRPKTYPNSEKVLKGKGPSKVDSHTNGDLIVKFSLSIPEKLTQRQIELIEEFNRIELNLPNPQTANNSNNNDQKININNYNKNNSTNTTRNGNGSNENKYSNNYSKGIDENIPKPPKSAMYNKKISNFENKNDSNIPIPPLPPKSGASDISENNNTVKNTHTKFGDASQSSNYASNTFNSTVGSSMNNSTIHHENTYNADDVKKSKHYTFNNNEENNNETGRSSNKNSDPENLSESTLSSAKKWFIDKLKPTN encoded by the coding sequence ATGTTGCCATTGAGAATTTTGAGAAAAGCGCGCaacaataatttaatttttaaacgaaatatatttacacaaATATTAAGAGgcaacaaaaataattataaagtaGCATTGTTCCCATGTGAAATCGGTAACAATACCTGCTCTGACAGCAtacctttttattttcgtgTACGACGAAATATACACCTTTCAAGAAGGGCATCTAATCAAGACCCTTATACAGTACTAGGATTGTCAAGAAATGCTACtacaaatgaaataaaaaaacagttTCGCTTACTAGCGAAAAAGTATCACCCTGATATTAATCCTTCTCCAGACGCCAAACAGAAAATGGCTGATATTACAGCAGcatatgaattattatctgatcctaaaaaaaaagaattttaTGATAAAACAGGAATGGCAGATGATTCAAATTACAGTAATCATTCTTCATCAAATTTTGAGAGCGCATTTTCTGGATTTGGAGATGCCTCTTTCATGTTTACAGATTTTGCTGAAATGTTCACAAACATGgcaggaaataaaaatagttcaACAAGAGGGGAAGACATACAAACAGAAATAACATTAAAGTTTATGGAAGCAATAAAAGgatgtgaaaaaaatataagattAAATGTAAAGGTATCATGCAATAATTGTAATGGGTCAGGAAAAAAACCGGGTACTAATTTAACAATATGTAAAGTATGTAATGGCTCAGGGGTTCAACGAATGGAAAGGGGCCCAATAATCATAGGGGTCCCATGCCGAACCTGCTCAGGTAATGggcaaattattaataaccCATGTAAACATTGTTCAGGTAGTGGGGTAAAATttcaaacaaaaaatataacattagATATACCGCCtggaattaaaaaaggtaTGCAAATGAGGATACCAAATCAAGGTCATTCTGGTTATAGGGGTGGAAAAAATGGTCATTTATTTGTTACTATTAATATTGAACCACATAAAGTTTTTAAATGGattgatgataatatatatgtagatGTACCTCTAACAATTAAGCAATGCTTATTAGGGGGTATAGTAAATATACCAACACTTAATGGAAATATGGATCTTCTTATTAGACCTAAAACTTATCCTAATTCTGAAAAAGTTTTAAAGGGTAAGGGTCCATCTAAAGTCGATTCGCATACTAATGGAGATCTAATCGTTAAATTTAGTCTAAGCATTCCAGAAAAATTAACACAAAGACAGATCGAGCTCATCGAAGAATTTAACAGAATAGAGCTTAATCTTCCCAACCCACAGACCGCTAATAATTCCAACAATAACGaccaaaaaattaatataaacaactataacaaaaataatagtactAATACTACTAGAAATGGTAACGGaagtaatgaaaataaatattcaaataattattcaaaaggtattgatgaaaatattccTAAACCACCCAAATCTGCAAtgtacaataaaaaaatctcAAATttcgaaaataaaaatgattctAATATACCTATACCACCATTACCACCCAAATCAGGAGCATCTGATATttcagaaaataataacactGTCAAAAACACACATACGAAATTCGGTGATGCTAGCCAAAGTAGCAATTATGCATCTAATACTTTCAATAGTACCGTTGGATCATCTATGAACAATTCTACTATTCATCAcgaaaatacatataatgcAGATGATGTAAAGAAAAGCAAACATTATAcctttaataataatgaagaaaataataacgaAACTGGCCGAAGctcaaataaaaacagCGATCCTGAAAATTTATCAGAATCTACATTGTCATCTGCAAAAAAATGGTTTATTGATAAGTTGAAACCGACGAACTAA